A window of Nonomuraea angiospora genomic DNA:
GGCGCGCACCACGTCGAGGCGCTGCGCGCGGCCGGGCTCGACGACCTGGCGATCAGCGACGTCATCCACGCGGCCGCGTTCTTCAACTGGGCCAACCGCCTGATGCTCTCGCTCGGCGAGCCCGTCGAGGAGCCGGCGTCATGACGGCGGAGCTCGACCACCTCGTCTACGCGGTGCCCGACCTGGCCGCGGGTGTCATCACGTTCGCCGAGGCCACCGGGGTGACCCCGGTGGCGGGCGGCAGCCACCCGGGCGGCACCGCCAACTACCTGGTCGGCCTGGGGCCGGCCGCGTACCTGGAGATCATCGGCCCGGACCCGGCGGTGCCGGGCGCGCGGCCACGCGCGTTCGGCCTGGAGACCCTCACCGTGCCCCGGCTCGCCGGGTGGGCGGTGCGGCCCGCCGACATCGACGAGACGGTACGGCGGGCCCGCGCGCTCGGCGTCGACCCCGGCGAGGTCCAGCCGCTCTCGCGCCGCACGCCTGCGGGCACGCTGCTGGAGTGGCGCCTGACCAGGTGGGCCGACCCTGCGGCGATCAATCCGGTGCCGTTCCTCATCGACTGGGGCCGGACCGCGCACCCGGCCGCCTCCGGGCTGCCGCAGGCGCGCCTGGCC
This region includes:
- a CDS encoding VOC family protein, whose product is MTAELDHLVYAVPDLAAGVITFAEATGVTPVAGGSHPGGTANYLVGLGPAAYLEIIGPDPAVPGARPRAFGLETLTVPRLAGWAVRPADIDETVRRARALGVDPGEVQPLSRRTPAGTLLEWRLTRWADPAAINPVPFLIDWGRTAHPAASGLPQARLASFTATHPDPGALRRELAAVEAELEVSEGPEAALRAILDTPRGSVILS